Proteins from one Thermotoga sp. SG1 genomic window:
- a CDS encoding HD domain-containing phosphohydrolase — MVEKVLFGSAISFLTALYFSIPKVFSLKKLLKAALFSLPFSFVDWKILFMVFPVAYALEVLGSSGLLVLLTLPVALFNILLFHVSIMILGFVVFLRKNPLEKNLPFLEVFFIFLLAFFSILGLIRREYTFLFFTVFAFLIFLLEKKWRAKSERTLQEKTEELSAVNQELTALNQQLTAVNQELEASYESLQVLSAQLNRTMEILGEIDLETDPFPVLERIYFESKKLLEPFSGLEVKNSKQELMVGEKTEEFLYKRSKDSSVKLFVSRELEKDEEAFLKSLMNFSLFLLRAHDSYCEVVENRNALSHMLASLEGVLTVSSRTELLEKMLFYLKSMFPGVVVSSVTMSEDGELSTFFLRDGKMEKVKLDRGIVVKAFRERKDILVEDVKDFPEFFDVTGGRVRSAAAVFFEYEGVSFVIEIEKESAFSEFEFSTLKIMARVLGIFLSRLVLYRKLRRTFFQTIEAFSYAVELKDPYTSGHSVRVSEYAQEIAKRMGLSKHRIERIRIAALLHDIGKIGVRGAILNKTSKLTKEEYEEVKKHPELGERLISKVETFSDIAKIVRHHHEWYGGGGYPDNLRGEEIPLEARIIAVADAFDAMTSDRPYRKAMNKRTALEILRKNEGLQWDPSVLKVALEYFSEL, encoded by the coding sequence GTGGTTGAAAAAGTTCTCTTCGGTTCAGCAATATCTTTCCTAACCGCTCTCTATTTTTCTATCCCGAAAGTTTTCAGTTTGAAAAAGCTCTTAAAAGCTGCTCTTTTCTCCCTGCCGTTTAGTTTTGTGGATTGGAAAATCCTTTTTATGGTTTTTCCAGTTGCTTATGCCCTGGAGGTTCTTGGATCGAGCGGTCTTCTGGTTCTTCTAACGCTTCCTGTTGCTTTGTTCAACATTTTGCTCTTTCACGTATCCATCATGATACTTGGTTTTGTTGTGTTCTTGAGGAAAAACCCTCTTGAGAAAAACCTCCCTTTTCTGGAAGTTTTCTTCATCTTCCTTCTTGCCTTCTTTTCCATACTAGGTCTCATCAGAAGAGAGTATACCTTCCTGTTTTTCACGGTCTTTGCTTTTCTGATTTTTCTACTTGAGAAGAAGTGGCGGGCAAAGAGTGAGAGAACACTTCAGGAGAAAACGGAAGAACTTTCCGCTGTTAACCAGGAACTTACCGCACTGAATCAGCAACTCACGGCTGTGAACCAGGAACTGGAAGCATCTTACGAGAGCCTTCAGGTGTTGTCCGCTCAGTTGAATAGAACGATGGAGATCCTCGGAGAAATAGATCTTGAAACCGATCCGTTTCCTGTTCTGGAGAGGATCTATTTCGAATCAAAAAAGTTGCTGGAGCCTTTCTCAGGACTTGAAGTGAAAAATTCAAAACAAGAGCTCATGGTTGGAGAAAAAACTGAGGAGTTCCTTTACAAAAGATCGAAAGATTCAAGCGTGAAACTGTTCGTGTCAAGGGAACTGGAGAAAGACGAGGAGGCGTTTTTAAAATCCTTAATGAACTTTTCGCTTTTCCTTTTGAGAGCACATGACTCCTATTGCGAAGTGGTTGAAAACCGGAACGCACTGTCTCACATGCTCGCTTCCCTGGAAGGGGTCCTAACGGTTTCGAGCAGAACGGAACTTCTGGAAAAGATGCTTTTCTACTTGAAAAGCATGTTTCCGGGAGTGGTTGTCTCTTCTGTCACCATGTCAGAAGATGGTGAACTGTCCACCTTCTTCTTGAGAGACGGGAAAATGGAAAAGGTGAAACTGGATCGAGGAATCGTTGTGAAAGCCTTCAGAGAAAGAAAGGACATTCTCGTTGAGGATGTCAAAGACTTTCCGGAGTTCTTCGACGTGACAGGCGGAAGGGTAAGATCTGCCGCCGCTGTTTTCTTTGAGTACGAAGGTGTGTCTTTTGTGATAGAGATAGAAAAAGAGTCAGCGTTTTCTGAGTTTGAGTTTTCCACATTGAAGATAATGGCCCGTGTTCTGGGTATTTTCCTTTCAAGGCTGGTTCTCTACAGAAAGTTGAGGAGAACGTTCTTTCAGACCATCGAGGCGTTTTCCTACGCGGTTGAGCTGAAAGATCCTTACACCAGTGGTCACAGTGTGAGGGTTTCAGAGTATGCGCAGGAGATCGCCAAAAGGATGGGGCTATCAAAGCACAGAATTGAGAGGATAAGAATAGCAGCCCTTCTGCACGACATAGGAAAAATAGGGGTGAGAGGAGCTATCCTCAACAAGACTTCAAAACTCACCAAAGAGGAATACGAAGAGGTAAAGAAACATCCAGAACTGGGAGAAAGGCTGATCAGCAAGGTAGAAACCTTTTCCGACATCGCAAAGATCGTAAGACACCACCACGAGTGGTACGGTGGCGGAGGATATCCGGACAACCTTCGTGGAGAAGAGATCCCCCTGGAGGCCAGAATAATCGCAGTGGCAGACGCTTTCGATGCCATGACCAGCGACAGACCGTACAGAAAAGCCATGAACAAAAGAACAGCCCTTGAGATTCTTCGAAAGAATGAGGGACTTCAGTGGGATCCCTCTGTCTTGAAAGTTGCTCTGGAATATTTCAGCGAACTTTGA
- a CDS encoding HAD family hydrolase, which produces MKVFLFDYDGTLAKDNGFAEKYFKHLISFFKEKGVLVSPNLILDCVEEITRKPDGPTNLERYMKCLESKTKRKAEEWKDLFMDFYRSDLFDALRNTVRPLRKTLDLLSEKKKGGKIVLATNPVFPRIAITKRLNWIGLSEEDFHLITDMESFHFCKPDPRYYLEICEKIGVLPEDCVMYGDDEVNDGACKKTGMKFIKVR; this is translated from the coding sequence ATGAAGGTCTTTCTTTTCGATTATGATGGAACGCTGGCAAAAGATAATGGCTTTGCGGAGAAATACTTCAAACATCTGATTTCGTTTTTCAAAGAAAAGGGCGTCCTGGTCTCGCCAAACCTGATTCTCGATTGTGTAGAGGAAATAACAAGAAAACCGGATGGCCCCACAAATCTCGAAAGATACATGAAATGCCTTGAAAGTAAAACGAAGCGAAAGGCCGAAGAATGGAAAGACCTTTTCATGGATTTCTACAGAAGTGATCTTTTCGATGCTCTCAGAAACACAGTTAGGCCTCTCAGAAAAACGCTGGATCTTCTCAGTGAGAAAAAGAAAGGAGGAAAGATCGTTCTTGCAACGAATCCTGTTTTTCCAAGGATAGCCATAACGAAAAGGTTGAACTGGATAGGTCTCTCAGAAGAGGATTTCCATCTGATAACGGATATGGAGAGCTTTCACTTCTGCAAACCCGATCCGAGGTATTACCTTGAAATATGTGAAAAAATCGGAGTTTTGCCAGAGGACTGTGTCATGTACGGCGACGATGAAGTAAACGACGGTGCTTGTAAAAAAACAGGTATGAAGTTCATCAAAGTTCGCTGA
- a CDS encoding MATE family efflux transporter encodes MMLAMLVQTIYNLADGIWVAGLGPQALAAIGLFFPIFMIIISLAAGIGVGASSVVSQKIGERDKTGADVAASVSMLLSVIIGLIGIAVFLPTVPSILGFAGARGGTLNLALEYSVVLIYSMPLLMFNNVANGVLRGEGDAKRAMIAIAAGSLLNIALDPLFIYVFGFGIKGAAYATVLSIAVSSFLISFWLFFKKDTYVSFHLGWNWEILKKILKIGIPASLAQAMMSIAIYVLNVFAVKAGGDYGVAIFTSAWRVVNFGTVPLIGMAMAVTSVTGAAFGERNGEKLETAHLYAVKLGFFIGLVVMLAILVFAPFIAKAFTYSQEGESIYSELVRALRVLSLFLPGVPFGMFTSSMFQGVGQGLKSLAVTIMRTVIMQVLFSWLFVFVLKAGLMGVWWGIVLGNATSAFITFTWGRITVNRLKKEFQAL; translated from the coding sequence ATGATGCTCGCAATGCTCGTTCAGACTATTTACAATCTGGCAGATGGAATCTGGGTAGCAGGACTTGGGCCTCAGGCTCTTGCGGCAATAGGATTGTTCTTCCCAATCTTCATGATCATCATCTCGCTTGCGGCAGGTATTGGTGTTGGTGCAAGTTCCGTTGTGTCTCAGAAGATAGGTGAAAGAGACAAAACGGGTGCCGATGTTGCCGCTTCTGTTTCAATGCTACTTTCGGTGATCATCGGTTTGATAGGGATCGCTGTTTTTTTGCCCACCGTTCCATCCATTCTCGGTTTTGCCGGTGCACGCGGAGGAACTCTAAATCTGGCTTTAGAGTACTCTGTTGTTCTCATATATTCCATGCCCCTTCTCATGTTCAACAACGTGGCAAACGGTGTTCTCAGAGGAGAAGGAGACGCAAAAAGGGCGATGATCGCAATAGCTGCAGGTTCACTTCTCAACATAGCCCTGGATCCTCTGTTCATATACGTTTTTGGATTCGGGATCAAAGGAGCCGCTTATGCCACAGTGCTCTCGATTGCTGTTTCCTCTTTTCTGATCTCCTTCTGGCTTTTCTTCAAAAAGGATACGTACGTATCCTTCCATCTCGGATGGAATTGGGAGATATTGAAGAAGATTCTAAAGATAGGAATTCCCGCTTCCTTGGCGCAGGCCATGATGTCCATAGCGATCTACGTTCTCAACGTTTTTGCAGTGAAGGCTGGGGGAGATTATGGAGTTGCGATCTTCACGAGTGCATGGCGTGTGGTGAACTTCGGAACGGTTCCACTCATTGGAATGGCCATGGCGGTGACCTCTGTCACGGGGGCTGCGTTCGGTGAAAGAAACGGCGAAAAACTCGAAACGGCGCATCTTTATGCTGTGAAACTTGGCTTTTTCATCGGGCTGGTGGTGATGCTGGCAATACTTGTCTTTGCACCTTTCATAGCAAAGGCGTTCACTTACTCTCAAGAAGGAGAGAGTATCTACAGCGAACTTGTGAGGGCTCTTAGAGTACTGAGCCTTTTCCTTCCTGGTGTTCCCTTTGGAATGTTCACCTCTTCCATGTTTCAGGGTGTGGGGCAAGGTTTGAAGAGTCTTGCTGTGACCATAATGAGAACCGTGATCATGCAGGTGCTCTTTTCATGGCTGTTCGTGTTCGTTCTGAAGGCAGGGCTGATGGGTGTCTGGTGGGGAATAGTCCTTGGAAACGCCACATCCGCATTCATCACTTTCACCTGGGGAAGGATCACGGTGAACCGGTTGAAAAAGGAGTTTCAGGCATTATAA